The sequence GCAACGACAAATAGTGCCACAACAACTGCAACAAAGACAAACCAATCATCCTATTTTACAGAGAAGGACAATGATACCTCTTATGACGAAAGCACAGCTTCTAAGATTGAGCTATCTGGCTCATCTGCAAACGTCTCTGGAGATGGGGTGACAGTCTCTGAATCAACAGTGACCATCACAAAATCTGGAACCTATGTGATTTCAGGTCAGTCTGACGGAGTGCAGATCAAGGTCGAGGCAGATAAGTCGGCAGATGTTCACCTAGTCCTAAAAGGTGCGACCATGACCAATACCAATGCAGCGATATCTGCGACATCAGCTGGCCATGTCTACTTAACTCTAGCAGAGGGAACCACCAACAGTCTCTCTGACTCAAGCACGAACAGCGACGAAAAAGCCGACGCAGCCTTATTTTCTAAGGTGGATTTAACCATCAACGGGAAAGGCACTCTTAATGTAGAAGGCAAGAAGAACAACGGTATCAAGGCCAACGACACCCTCCACATCACGGGTGGAACTTATAACATCACAGCGGTTGGCGATGCCTTTAATGTCAATGATGAACTCAACATCACTGGTACGACCATGACCATTGATGCCAAAGAGGATGGAGTCAAGGTGGACAATGATGAGGATACTTCAGTCGGAACCATGTACCTATCCAACAACAACATCACCGTTACAGCAGGAGATGATGGCATCCACGCTTCTGGAGACCTGGTTATCGATAGTGGTACCTACACCGTCAAGAATTCGACAGAAGGACTTGAAGGTAAGTCCATCACTATCAACGGTGGGGACATTAGCATCTATTCGACAGATGATGGAGTCAATGCAGCTAATAAAAACGCCCAACAGAGTGAAATCTTCTTTACCATGAACGGTGGGAACCTGACAGTAGAAGTCGGCCAAGGAGACACAGATCCAATCGACTCGAACGGCAATATCACAGTCACAGGCGGAACCATTAAAATGACTGGTCAAACAGGTTTTGACTTTGATGGAACAGCGACCTACACAGGCGGAGATATCTATCTCAACGGTGAAAAACAAACTGAAATCGTCAACTCTATGCCTGGAGGTGGTGGACCAAATGGAGGACCTCAAGGCGGCGGTCCAACCCCTGGCGGACAAGGATAAAAAAGAATCTCCTTTCTCGAAAGAGAAGGGAGAGTTTTTGTGTTTGAGAGGTGGATTGTAGCTAAAATAACTCCCAATTAGGTCTTGAA comes from Streptococcus oralis and encodes:
- a CDS encoding carbohydrate-binding domain-containing protein, giving the protein MKSKKWTLLATSLTAMVLMAACAQSTTTSNTNATTNSATTTATKTNQSSYFTEKDNDTSYDESTASKIELSGSSANVSGDGVTVSESTVTITKSGTYVISGQSDGVQIKVEADKSADVHLVLKGATMTNTNAAISATSAGHVYLTLAEGTTNSLSDSSTNSDEKADAALFSKVDLTINGKGTLNVEGKKNNGIKANDTLHITGGTYNITAVGDAFNVNDELNITGTTMTIDAKEDGVKVDNDEDTSVGTMYLSNNNITVTAGDDGIHASGDLVIDSGTYTVKNSTEGLEGKSITINGGDISIYSTDDGVNAANKNAQQSEIFFTMNGGNLTVEVGQGDTDPIDSNGNITVTGGTIKMTGQTGFDFDGTATYTGGDIYLNGEKQTEIVNSMPGGGGPNGGPQGGGPTPGGQG